Proteins encoded by one window of Desulfovibrio inopinatus DSM 10711:
- a CDS encoding hybrid sensor histidine kinase/response regulator, translating into MSRDCPPPLFDQIDPNGPDDKCVGHLLHYEERLGALIQQNVDGFIVTDPDGHVLYANSAARHMLQREGEELVGQHLSLSAADKPQEIELQPHDSSSIIAELRETPVFWERNPARMLTLRDITVYKRAERELQKTKDELEQRVAQRTETLRHINEQLIIEINERKRIETQLTKSEARFRAILEDQTELICRYLPDGRLSYVNDAYVRFVGKGRLDLLNTNYIPHIPGEDLEHIRQHVIRLTKENPVTTFEHRVILDDGRIEWQRWTHRAIFDEEGQLIEYQAVGQNITERKLAEEELRENKAFLRQIIDTVPCPIFVKDETGAFILVNKAMATLYGSTPEGLVGRRGADFNADADADETEPYLREDRQVIDSGNPLFVPKTSIPAPKGERRWFTKTKLPLPGKRQVLGVAVDITEVIEAEAERTELEKKFRQAQKMQALGTLAGGIAHDFNNMIFAILGFARLALNLTEKDSKLEEYLRQIQSAGMRASELVRQILTFSRQTEQETTVVHISNLIKEIQKMLKATLPPNIQIQSNIMAPSDSIMGDPIQIHQVLMNLCTNAAHAMRENGGQLKIELQEAEQLPVELTTGNPSKQPSDFLEIIVSDSGHGIPTEIIDRIFDPFYTTKEMGEGTGMGLSVVHGIVKNHSGTIHVESTFNVGSRFHVLLPKHAESQTTPHVEEKSSEGGTERILFIDDEELITSMAYDMLTGLGYTVTAFTSPVEAIRCFMNNPNDFDLVITDQTMPMMTGAELLAEVMALRVDIPTILITGYSENMSPQQAQKLGITEFAMKPLVEERFAHIIRQALDQERTLSSS; encoded by the coding sequence ATGAGTCGAGATTGCCCCCCTCCGCTTTTTGATCAGATTGACCCCAACGGACCTGACGATAAATGCGTTGGGCATCTTCTCCATTATGAAGAACGCCTTGGGGCGCTTATTCAGCAAAATGTCGATGGTTTCATTGTAACCGACCCTGATGGCCATGTACTGTATGCCAACTCTGCCGCACGGCATATGCTTCAACGTGAAGGTGAAGAGCTTGTCGGACAACACCTTAGTCTTTCCGCCGCAGACAAACCGCAGGAAATAGAACTCCAGCCTCATGATTCCAGTTCCATCATTGCGGAACTCCGTGAAACGCCGGTTTTTTGGGAACGTAATCCGGCTCGTATGCTTACGTTGCGTGACATTACGGTATATAAACGCGCTGAACGAGAGCTTCAAAAGACCAAAGATGAGCTCGAACAACGCGTTGCACAGCGTACAGAAACATTGCGACACATAAACGAGCAACTTATTATTGAAATCAATGAACGCAAACGTATAGAAACTCAGCTTACGAAAAGTGAAGCGCGATTCCGCGCCATTTTGGAAGATCAGACCGAGCTCATTTGTCGTTATTTACCCGATGGACGGCTTTCTTACGTCAATGACGCGTATGTTCGATTTGTCGGCAAAGGACGATTGGACCTACTCAATACCAATTATATCCCTCATATCCCAGGAGAGGATCTCGAACACATTCGACAGCACGTCATCCGCCTGACCAAAGAGAATCCGGTTACTACATTTGAGCATCGTGTTATCCTCGACGACGGACGCATAGAATGGCAACGCTGGACACACCGTGCTATTTTCGATGAAGAAGGCCAATTGATCGAGTATCAGGCCGTAGGACAAAACATTACAGAACGCAAGCTTGCCGAAGAAGAATTACGGGAAAACAAAGCCTTTCTGCGACAAATTATCGATACCGTGCCGTGCCCTATTTTCGTTAAAGACGAAACCGGTGCGTTCATTCTTGTCAATAAAGCCATGGCCACCCTCTATGGTTCCACTCCGGAAGGCCTTGTTGGTCGACGTGGAGCGGATTTCAATGCCGATGCCGACGCCGATGAAACAGAACCCTACCTTCGAGAAGATCGCCAAGTCATCGACTCGGGGAATCCTTTGTTTGTCCCGAAAACCAGTATCCCCGCTCCCAAAGGAGAACGACGCTGGTTTACAAAAACAAAACTGCCCTTGCCTGGCAAACGCCAGGTACTGGGCGTTGCTGTTGACATCACAGAAGTCATCGAGGCTGAAGCCGAGCGTACGGAGCTTGAAAAGAAATTCCGACAAGCCCAAAAAATGCAGGCTCTTGGCACCCTGGCTGGCGGTATTGCACATGACTTCAACAACATGATTTTTGCTATTCTCGGATTTGCTCGTCTTGCCCTTAATTTAACGGAAAAAGACAGCAAGCTCGAAGAATACCTTCGCCAAATCCAATCTGCCGGCATGCGTGCTTCTGAATTGGTTCGGCAAATACTCACCTTTAGCCGACAAACTGAACAGGAGACGACGGTTGTTCATATCAGCAACCTGATTAAAGAAATTCAAAAGATGCTCAAGGCGACATTGCCGCCAAACATCCAGATTCAATCGAACATCATGGCACCGTCTGACTCCATTATGGGCGACCCCATTCAGATTCACCAAGTTTTAATGAACCTCTGCACTAATGCGGCCCACGCCATGCGTGAAAACGGAGGACAACTCAAAATCGAGCTCCAAGAGGCAGAGCAGCTTCCCGTGGAACTTACAACTGGTAATCCTTCCAAACAGCCCTCAGACTTCCTTGAAATTATCGTATCAGACTCCGGGCATGGCATCCCCACGGAGATAATCGATCGAATTTTCGACCCATTCTATACAACCAAAGAGATGGGTGAAGGAACGGGTATGGGGCTTTCCGTGGTTCATGGAATTGTCAAGAATCACAGCGGGACAATCCATGTGGAAAGCACGTTCAATGTTGGCAGCCGCTTCCATGTTCTGCTTCCTAAGCATGCCGAGTCCCAGACAACGCCTCATGTCGAAGAAAAGTCATCGGAAGGCGGAACAGAGCGTATTCTTTTTATTGACGACGAAGAGCTCATCACATCCATGGCGTACGATATGCTTACCGGTCTTGGGTACACAGTCACAGCGTTTACCTCTCCGGTGGAAGCGATTCGGTGCTTTATGAACAACCCAAACGATTTCGACCTCGTGATTACCGACCAAACGATGCCCATGATGACAGGGGCCGAGTTGCTTGCCGAAGTGATGGCACTACGTGTTGATATCCCAACAATTCTCATCACGGGATATTCAGAGAATATGTCTCCACAACAGGCCCAAAAGCTCGGTATTACCGAGTTCGCCATGAAACCGCTTGTTGAAGAACGCTTTGCCCATATTATCCGCCAAGCACTGGATCAAGAACGCACGCTCTCCTCTTCATAG
- a CDS encoding glycosyltransferase, protein MRIFFFLPPLRKMTGGLYVLGTIADALAKQGFNVFFVPRDEHNIPAFEGETKAISHIPLNLLQLTSDDVWIVPEGWPNALAPGLTAKARCVVYCQNWAYLFSGLPEHVNLRSLPVSFIAVSNPVALYIQQTLGSIAPILRPGIDRSLFRAPDAKPGGVVRIAYMPRKNKAQVEQIRSAVMAMHTGHQADRPQIHFIPIADMDKSGVARVLQSAHIFLATGFPEGCPLPPLEAMACGCIPVGFAGFGGFDYMRQAIPDAPGAFDPWWNLPSLDWGGNSFIAADNDVLGAACLLDRAVELLHSNKLFWETIVEHAQATAQAYDMDAHRHNAVAVIGGMAT, encoded by the coding sequence ATGAGAATATTCTTTTTTCTTCCACCGTTACGTAAAATGACGGGGGGATTATATGTACTCGGCACAATCGCTGATGCACTGGCCAAACAGGGATTCAATGTGTTCTTTGTTCCACGCGACGAACATAATATACCGGCTTTTGAAGGCGAAACAAAGGCGATTTCTCATATTCCGTTGAATCTTTTACAATTGACTTCCGACGATGTATGGATTGTGCCAGAAGGATGGCCCAATGCGTTGGCTCCTGGTCTTACGGCCAAGGCTCGTTGCGTTGTCTATTGCCAGAATTGGGCATATTTATTTTCCGGACTCCCGGAACATGTTAATTTACGCTCTCTCCCCGTTTCTTTTATCGCCGTCTCCAATCCTGTTGCACTCTATATTCAGCAAACACTCGGGAGTATTGCTCCGATTTTACGCCCTGGTATTGATCGTTCTCTTTTCCGTGCTCCTGATGCAAAGCCCGGAGGTGTAGTGCGTATCGCCTATATGCCCCGCAAGAATAAAGCACAGGTTGAACAGATCCGATCTGCCGTGATGGCAATGCACACCGGCCATCAAGCAGACAGACCGCAAATCCATTTTATTCCAATCGCCGACATGGACAAGTCCGGTGTGGCGAGAGTGCTTCAGTCTGCCCATATTTTTCTGGCGACGGGATTTCCCGAAGGTTGTCCGCTACCTCCCCTTGAAGCAATGGCGTGTGGATGTATTCCTGTCGGATTCGCTGGCTTTGGAGGTTTCGACTATATGCGTCAGGCGATTCCAGATGCGCCAGGGGCGTTTGATCCATGGTGGAATCTTCCATCGCTTGACTGGGGGGGCAACAGTTTTATTGCTGCCGACAACGACGTTTTAGGAGCAGCTTGTCTGCTTGACAGAGCCGTCGAATTGCTTCATTCGAACAAACTTTTTTGGGAGACGATTGTTGAACACGCTCAAGCGACAGCTCAAGCATACGATATGGATGCTCATCGTCACAATGCCGTTGCTGTGATCGGCGGGATGGCGACGTAG
- a CDS encoding ATP-dependent 6-phosphofructokinase: MTEHTSPSPEEVVKQPSEDVVEQSSKDVTKQSPICPDGTCIDTLGNPRFSSTKKTNHYITDEDGVLIFIEKQQFCFHDSQPVTFEEAGPRQSIYFDPPRTKCAIVTCGGICPGINDVIRSIVNEAHYQYGVAATIGIRYGLRGFIPEFRHNVMELTPRSVSSIHEFGGSILGSSRGPQSIVTIVDALDRMNIDILFLIGGVGGMRAAEKIYKEVQSRQLDISIVCIPKTIDNDIHFVSRTFGFNTAVDKATEAIRCAHVEATGAPAGVGLVKVMGRYSGFIATEATLGLQDVNIVLIPESPFKLEGPTGLLSALEERLDRRGHAVIVVAEGAGQHLLPENGGVDASGNPILGDICGLLVNRIKAHFKQRQRPLTLKFIDPSYIIRSIPANTEDSVYCGSLAQNAVHAGMAGKTGLMVSRWHDRNVHVPLHLVTKARKTIDPGSLYWQRALSTTGQSDLES, translated from the coding sequence ATGACCGAACACACGTCACCATCCCCTGAAGAGGTCGTCAAGCAACCCTCCGAAGACGTTGTTGAACAATCCTCCAAAGACGTCACCAAACAATCCCCTATATGTCCTGATGGGACATGTATTGATACGTTGGGCAACCCACGGTTTTCCTCAACCAAAAAAACAAATCATTACATTACCGATGAAGATGGCGTACTTATTTTTATTGAAAAGCAACAATTTTGCTTTCATGACTCGCAACCCGTTACGTTTGAAGAAGCGGGGCCACGTCAATCGATCTATTTCGATCCTCCCAGAACAAAATGTGCTATCGTCACCTGTGGAGGAATTTGTCCCGGTATAAACGATGTCATTCGATCGATTGTCAATGAAGCTCACTATCAGTACGGTGTAGCTGCCACTATCGGTATTCGCTATGGATTGCGCGGCTTTATTCCGGAATTCAGACATAATGTCATGGAGCTGACACCAAGATCGGTATCCAGCATTCATGAGTTTGGCGGCTCTATTCTGGGTTCATCCCGCGGACCGCAATCTATCGTCACCATTGTCGATGCATTGGACAGAATGAACATCGACATTCTCTTTTTGATCGGCGGCGTTGGCGGCATGCGCGCCGCAGAAAAAATCTACAAAGAAGTCCAGTCTCGCCAACTTGATATTTCGATTGTCTGCATCCCCAAAACCATTGATAACGACATCCACTTTGTCAGCCGTACATTTGGCTTCAATACGGCAGTGGATAAAGCGACCGAAGCAATTCGCTGCGCGCACGTGGAAGCCACAGGTGCTCCGGCTGGGGTCGGTCTCGTCAAGGTTATGGGCCGATATTCCGGTTTTATCGCAACAGAAGCGACCTTGGGATTGCAGGATGTCAATATTGTCCTTATCCCTGAATCCCCCTTCAAATTGGAGGGGCCTACCGGACTGCTCAGCGCTTTGGAAGAACGGCTTGATCGTCGTGGCCATGCCGTCATTGTTGTTGCTGAAGGTGCTGGTCAGCATTTGTTGCCGGAAAACGGTGGCGTCGATGCCTCAGGAAATCCCATCCTCGGCGACATTTGCGGTCTGCTTGTAAACCGCATCAAGGCACATTTTAAGCAGCGACAACGGCCCCTGACCTTAAAATTTATCGATCCGAGCTATATTATCCGCTCAATCCCTGCAAATACCGAAGACAGCGTGTATTGCGGCTCTCTAGCCCAAAATGCGGTGCACGCAGGAATGGCTGGGAAAACCGGCCTCATGGTCAGTCGCTGGCACGATCGCAATGTTCACGTCCCCTTGCACCTTGTCACAAAAGCTCGTAAGACCATCGACCCAGGGTCTCTGTATTGGCAACGTGCCCTTTCGACGACGGGCCAGTCTGATTTGGAATCCTAA
- the cobT gene encoding nicotinate-nucleotide--dimethylbenzimidazole phosphoribosyltransferase, with the protein MHTVLASTIAAITPLDQDLIAKGQAHLDDLTKPRGSLGRLEEIALNLYRIAEGNAPKVDPARIYTCAGDHGVTAEGVSLFPQEVTRQMVYNFLNGGAGINVLSQTAGIDLKIVDAGVCGDHFEAHPKLIEKRVAQGTSSFLTGPAMTREQCEQALVNGIELADQAASEGIAAIGTGDMGIGNTTPSTALYCAYLGLSPSLLTGPGTGLDVSAVRRKADIIEKGLRANESAVVSGDPVRVLAALGGLEIATIAGLILGAAKNRMAVAVDGFISTAAYTAAWRICPLVKDYCFISHQSAEPGHAAAVSHLGMEPLLHLGMRLGEGTGAAMALFVMRSAADIFNNMATFSQAGVSTS; encoded by the coding sequence ATGCATACTGTTCTCGCGTCCACCATTGCTGCTATCACACCTCTTGATCAAGACCTTATCGCCAAAGGCCAAGCGCACCTTGATGACCTGACTAAACCGCGCGGGAGCTTGGGGCGTCTCGAAGAAATAGCACTCAACCTATACCGAATTGCCGAGGGCAATGCTCCCAAAGTCGACCCTGCCCGCATTTACACGTGCGCAGGAGATCATGGCGTGACCGCTGAAGGAGTGAGTCTCTTCCCTCAGGAAGTCACCCGCCAAATGGTCTATAATTTTCTCAATGGTGGAGCGGGCATCAATGTTTTATCGCAAACAGCCGGGATAGATTTGAAAATTGTTGATGCAGGTGTTTGTGGAGATCACTTTGAAGCTCACCCGAAGCTCATTGAAAAACGTGTCGCTCAAGGAACCTCTAGTTTTCTTACCGGTCCAGCCATGACGAGAGAACAATGCGAGCAGGCTCTGGTCAATGGTATCGAACTCGCTGACCAAGCAGCAAGCGAGGGTATCGCCGCTATAGGAACAGGCGATATGGGGATCGGCAACACCACGCCTTCAACCGCTCTGTATTGCGCTTATCTCGGCTTGTCTCCCTCCTTGCTGACAGGCCCAGGGACAGGCCTTGATGTCAGCGCTGTACGCAGGAAAGCCGATATCATCGAAAAAGGCCTGCGTGCCAATGAAAGCGCTGTCGTGAGTGGTGATCCGGTGCGCGTTCTTGCTGCGTTGGGTGGCCTTGAAATTGCGACTATCGCCGGGCTTATTCTTGGCGCGGCCAAAAATCGTATGGCTGTCGCTGTGGATGGATTTATCTCCACTGCAGCCTATACGGCGGCATGGCGTATCTGTCCTCTTGTCAAAGACTACTGTTTTATTAGCCACCAATCTGCAGAACCAGGACATGCAGCCGCTGTATCGCACCTGGGAATGGAGCCGTTACTTCACTTAGGAATGCGGTTGGGAGAAGGCACAGGCGCAGCCATGGCCTTGTTCGTCATGCGAAGTGCTGCCGACATATTTAATAATATGGCAACGTTCTCTCAAGCTGGAGTATCCACATCCTAA
- the hemC gene encoding hydroxymethylbilane synthase: protein MSNSLTIATRGSKLALWQAHHISAQLVALHPGLEVSLEIIKTKGDKILDVPLAKVGGKGLFVKEIEDALLTGHAHLAVHSMKDVPVEQPDGLVLGVVPEREDHADMLLSVKYDGLDALPHGARVGTSSLRRQCQLMGLRQDLCIESLRGNLDTRVNKLLEGQYDAIVVAAAGLNRLGITTPKMFRLEPPVFLPAVGQGALGLEYRADDTRVASLVAPLNHSDTADCVAAERGFLTGLDGGCQVPIAAHARFIETGDLRLTGLVADPEGQRVIRKEVDFVRSEAFDSGMTLAAQVLEAGGRAILDEMYSSSN, encoded by the coding sequence ATGTCTAATTCGTTGACCATTGCCACACGAGGCAGCAAGCTGGCTCTCTGGCAGGCCCATCATATTTCCGCTCAACTTGTCGCGTTGCACCCCGGACTGGAGGTTTCACTTGAAATCATCAAGACCAAAGGCGACAAGATTCTTGATGTTCCATTGGCGAAAGTCGGTGGCAAGGGGTTGTTTGTCAAAGAAATCGAAGATGCATTGCTTACGGGGCATGCTCATCTTGCTGTACACAGCATGAAGGATGTGCCTGTCGAACAACCCGATGGCCTTGTCCTTGGGGTTGTTCCGGAACGTGAAGATCATGCCGATATGCTGCTTTCCGTCAAATATGACGGCCTTGATGCCTTGCCGCACGGAGCACGAGTTGGAACAAGTAGCTTGCGTCGACAGTGTCAATTGATGGGGTTGCGACAAGACCTTTGCATTGAGTCATTACGAGGAAATCTCGACACGCGAGTCAACAAACTCCTTGAAGGGCAATACGATGCTATCGTCGTTGCTGCTGCCGGTTTGAATCGGCTTGGCATCACGACTCCCAAGATGTTTCGCCTTGAGCCTCCTGTTTTTTTGCCTGCAGTGGGGCAGGGAGCGCTCGGCCTGGAGTACCGGGCCGATGATACGCGTGTTGCCAGCCTTGTCGCGCCGTTGAATCATAGCGATACCGCTGATTGCGTCGCTGCAGAGCGGGGCTTTTTGACCGGCCTTGATGGAGGTTGCCAAGTTCCCATTGCGGCTCACGCCCGCTTTATTGAGACTGGAGATTTGCGTTTGACTGGTTTGGTTGCCGATCCCGAAGGGCAGCGTGTCATTCGCAAAGAGGTGGATTTTGTGCGGTCTGAGGCTTTTGATTCTGGAATGACGTTGGCTGCTCAAGTCCTCGAAGCTGGGGGCCGTGCTATTCTGGATGAGATGTACTCCAGCTCAAACTGA
- a CDS encoding FmdB family zinc ribbon protein has product MPIYEYVCDECGKEFEEIVFGDPESVPCPKCSSTKTHKLMSRCRTGRSGGELGPMTSSAPSSGGGGCAGCSGGSCSTCG; this is encoded by the coding sequence ATGCCCATTTATGAATATGTTTGCGACGAGTGTGGCAAGGAGTTTGAAGAAATCGTTTTTGGTGATCCAGAATCCGTTCCCTGCCCCAAATGTTCCTCGACCAAAACACACAAATTGATGTCTCGCTGTCGGACCGGCCGTTCGGGTGGGGAACTTGGCCCCATGACGAGTTCGGCGCCCAGCTCAGGTGGTGGCGGATGTGCCGGGTGTTCCGGGGGATCGTGTTCTACCTGCGGCTAG
- a CDS encoding D-sedoheptulose 7-phosphate isomerase: protein MSEKATELVREYGLEGARLREDFFSQHSAHVVAVGRALALSLARGCKIFFCGNGGSAADAQHLAAEFVNRFQLERPPLPALALTTDTSALTAIGNDYGFDLIFEKQVRALGAPGDVLVGISTSGSSPNVLAAMRAAREKGMLTVAMTGRNGEIVPLADYPILVDHDVTALIQEIHIAVGHMLCKLVDFFLFEAVNELRPYLDGK from the coding sequence ATGTCTGAAAAAGCAACGGAATTAGTACGTGAGTATGGCCTTGAAGGCGCACGACTGCGTGAAGACTTCTTTTCGCAGCATAGTGCGCATGTTGTGGCTGTAGGCAGAGCCTTGGCTCTGTCATTGGCGAGAGGGTGTAAAATCTTTTTTTGCGGAAATGGTGGAAGTGCGGCCGATGCGCAACATTTGGCCGCTGAATTTGTCAATCGCTTTCAATTGGAGCGGCCACCGTTGCCTGCATTGGCATTGACCACAGATACTTCAGCTTTGACAGCCATTGGAAATGATTACGGTTTCGATTTGATTTTCGAAAAACAAGTCCGTGCTTTAGGGGCTCCGGGAGATGTGCTCGTCGGCATATCGACATCCGGTTCAAGCCCCAATGTTCTTGCTGCCATGCGGGCTGCCCGCGAAAAAGGAATGCTTACGGTGGCAATGACCGGCCGAAACGGCGAAATTGTGCCACTGGCTGACTATCCCATTTTGGTTGACCACGATGTCACCGCGTTGATTCAGGAAATCCATATCGCTGTGGGGCATATGTTGTGTAAACTCGTCGACTTCTTTTTATTTGAAGCCGTCAATGAATTACGCCCTTATCTCGATGGAAAATAA
- the thrB gene encoding homoserine kinase, which produces MTELQTKITENMASISLIGMAGAGKSTLARLLAEASGWAYLDTDRLIEATYGMSLGQLLKKDGLDDFLKIEESVVCDLFVYRSIIATGGSVIYSQKAMEHLRRLGKLVYLKIDLETFRERLGDVDARAFIKPNGLTLEDVYTERTPLYEKAADIIIETDKQAPETCLAMLKDQLSL; this is translated from the coding sequence ATGACCGAGCTGCAAACGAAAATCACAGAAAATATGGCGTCTATAAGCCTCATTGGTATGGCTGGAGCTGGGAAAAGCACCTTGGCGCGACTTCTCGCTGAGGCTTCCGGCTGGGCATACCTCGACACAGACCGATTGATAGAAGCAACGTATGGTATGTCTTTAGGGCAATTGCTTAAAAAAGACGGTCTGGATGATTTTTTGAAGATTGAAGAATCCGTTGTCTGCGATCTCTTCGTCTATCGATCCATTATCGCCACAGGCGGAAGTGTCATCTATAGTCAAAAGGCAATGGAACACTTACGACGTCTCGGCAAGCTGGTCTATCTCAAAATTGACCTGGAAACCTTTCGTGAGAGACTCGGCGACGTCGATGCTCGCGCATTCATCAAACCCAACGGTTTGACTCTTGAAGACGTGTACACCGAACGCACACCTCTTTACGAAAAAGCTGCCGACATTATCATTGAAACCGACAAGCAGGCTCCAGAGACCTGTCTTGCAATGCTGAAGGATCAACTTTCCCTATGA
- a CDS encoding glycosyltransferase, with protein MKIDVHVHSKYSTRPSQWFLQKLGCPESFTETRQLYEIAKKRGMSMVTISDHNTIAGALELAHLDDFFISEEITAYFPEDRCKIHVLALNITEAHHREIQKYRDNIYELVPFLRQQHITHIVAHPLFAVNDKLTIEHFEQLLLLFKNFELNGTRDAYQNDILRSILDNLTSEDIDRLSNRYGFEPEFEEPWVKHLTGGSDDHSSLNIASMYTLVPGATTLTEFLDGIGSGTCRPDGRPANPKTMAHNLYSIAYQYYKNKFRLERYVDKDVFLKFIDRFLSGNSTDKTGVFFKLQAFWGGMRRKKKPDASSLDQLFKYEAEKLIYEDASLFLMAKHGPKNQDNPLENDWFRFVTRASNNVLSVFGNHLLNHISGANVFDIFQCIGSAGALYTVLAPYFVAYTIFTKDRAFSREALAAVSGKSPDSRSNHPKVAHFTDTFSEVNGVAHTMQMFAQLADKHHKDLTLITCGQKSENGHVVKNFEPIGSYKLAEYPSQQFFYPPFLDMLEYVYENGFTLINSATPGPIGLAALAISRILKLPINGFYHTAFPQYAKYLTEDDAMEDVMWKYMIWYYNQMDKVFVSSKNSGEELTAKGIDPKKLVIFPRGVDTLRFHPTKANGFLKKRYNAEKKINMLYVGRVSKEKNLHILAEAFSKLSEQHPDARLVITGDGPYREEMRTKLKNTNCLFTGYLKGEDLATLYASCDFFVFPSTTDTFGNVILEAQASGLPVIVTDVGGPQENMNDGETGIIVRDITAEKLADAMENLLENTAMRTRMSQVARKNMENRSYDNAFNSTWELYKNAS; from the coding sequence ATGAAAATAGACGTGCACGTCCATTCAAAATATTCGACACGCCCGTCACAATGGTTTTTACAAAAACTCGGGTGCCCGGAAAGTTTTACAGAAACACGACAGCTCTATGAGATCGCCAAAAAACGCGGCATGTCGATGGTGACGATATCCGACCATAATACCATTGCCGGAGCCTTGGAATTAGCGCATTTAGACGACTTTTTCATTAGCGAAGAAATTACTGCCTATTTCCCTGAAGATCGCTGTAAAATCCATGTACTGGCTTTAAATATTACAGAAGCGCATCATCGTGAAATTCAGAAATATAGAGATAATATCTACGAACTTGTTCCATTTCTGCGTCAGCAGCACATAACGCACATTGTTGCTCACCCACTCTTCGCCGTCAATGACAAGCTCACCATCGAGCATTTTGAGCAACTGCTTCTCCTCTTTAAAAATTTTGAACTCAATGGAACACGTGATGCCTATCAGAATGACATTCTCCGCTCCATTCTCGACAATCTGACGTCAGAAGATATTGATCGTTTATCCAATCGCTATGGCTTTGAACCTGAGTTTGAAGAGCCATGGGTCAAACATCTCACGGGCGGATCGGATGATCACAGCTCGCTCAATATAGCGAGCATGTACACACTTGTTCCTGGTGCGACCACTTTGACCGAATTTCTCGATGGCATTGGCTCGGGGACGTGCCGTCCGGATGGTCGTCCGGCTAATCCGAAAACAATGGCACACAATCTCTATAGCATTGCCTACCAATACTATAAAAATAAATTTCGACTGGAACGCTATGTTGATAAAGATGTCTTTCTCAAATTTATCGACCGCTTTCTGTCGGGAAATTCAACGGACAAAACAGGGGTATTCTTCAAATTGCAGGCTTTCTGGGGAGGCATGCGGCGCAAGAAAAAGCCAGATGCGTCGTCTTTGGATCAACTCTTCAAGTACGAAGCCGAAAAACTCATCTACGAAGACGCCAGCTTGTTTCTTATGGCAAAGCATGGTCCGAAGAATCAGGACAATCCTTTGGAAAATGATTGGTTTCGCTTTGTGACCCGCGCTTCCAACAATGTGCTTTCGGTCTTTGGCAACCATTTGCTCAATCATATTTCCGGTGCCAATGTCTTCGATATCTTTCAATGCATTGGCTCCGCCGGTGCCCTTTACACCGTCCTGGCACCCTATTTTGTCGCCTATACAATTTTCACCAAAGATCGCGCATTCAGTCGCGAGGCTCTGGCCGCTGTTTCCGGAAAATCACCTGATAGCCGGAGCAATCATCCCAAAGTCGCCCACTTCACTGACACGTTTAGCGAAGTCAACGGGGTGGCTCACACGATGCAGATGTTTGCCCAGTTGGCCGACAAACACCATAAAGATCTGACACTGATCACCTGTGGCCAGAAGTCTGAAAACGGACATGTTGTCAAAAATTTTGAGCCGATAGGAAGCTATAAGCTCGCCGAATATCCGAGCCAGCAATTTTTCTATCCTCCGTTTCTCGATATGCTTGAATATGTCTATGAGAACGGCTTTACCCTCATCAATTCAGCAACACCCGGCCCCATCGGCCTGGCGGCTCTCGCCATCTCGCGAATTTTGAAACTGCCGATCAATGGATTCTACCACACGGCCTTTCCGCAGTATGCGAAATATTTGACGGAAGACGATGCCATGGAAGACGTGATGTGGAAATACATGATCTGGTATTACAACCAGATGGACAAGGTCTTCGTTTCGTCGAAGAACTCCGGAGAAGAACTGACGGCGAAAGGTATTGATCCCAAGAAGCTTGTTATCTTCCCTCGCGGTGTTGATACACTCCGTTTCCATCCGACAAAAGCAAACGGCTTTCTCAAAAAGCGCTATAATGCTGAAAAGAAGATCAACATGCTCTATGTTGGTCGCGTCTCAAAAGAAAAGAATCTTCACATTCTAGCCGAAGCATTTTCGAAACTTTCGGAACAGCATCCTGACGCTCGCCTCGTCATTACGGGCGATGGGCCCTACCGTGAAGAAATGCGGACAAAGCTCAAAAACACGAATTGCCTTTTTACCGGTTATCTCAAAGGCGAAGATCTTGCCACGCTGTATGCCTCATGTGACTTCTTTGTTTTTCCAAGCACCACCGACACGTTTGGCAATGTGATCCTCGAAGCGCAAGCCTCGGGTCTGCCTGTTATTGTAACGGATGTAGGTGGTCCTCAAGAAAATATGAACGATGGTGAAACCGGTATTATTGTCAGAGACATCACCGCGGAGAAACTCGCCGATGCGATGGAAAATCTGCTTGAAAATACCGCAATGCGCACACGCATGAGTCAAGTCGCCCGAAAAAACATGGAAAATCGTTCGTATGACAACGCCTTCAATTCGACGTGGGAATTGTATAAGAACGCCAGCTAA